Proteins from one Mixophyes fleayi isolate aMixFle1 chromosome 9, aMixFle1.hap1, whole genome shotgun sequence genomic window:
- the SUPT5H gene encoding transcription elongation factor SPT5, translated as MSDSEDSNFSEEESERSSEAEEVEDNEEVEEGRASPAGSEKGEEEEIEEEDEDEYDEEEEEDDEDDDRRRKKPRHGGFILDEADVDDEYEDEDQWEDGAEDILEKAEEIEASNIDNVVLDEDRSGARRLQNLWRDQREEELGEYYMKKYAKSSVGEHIYGGSDELSDDITQQQLLPGVKDPNLWTVKCKIGEERATAIALMRKFIAYQFTDTPLQIKSVVAPEHVKGYIYVEAYKQTHVKQAIEGVGNLRMGFWNQQMVPIKEMTDVLKVVKEVTNLKPKSWVRLKRGIYKDDIAQVDYVEPSQNTISLKMIPRIDYDRIKARMSLKDWYAKRKRFRRPPQRLFDTEKIRSLEGDVSSDGDFLIFEGNRYSRKGFLFKSFAMSAVITEGVKPTLSELEKFEDQPEGVDLEVVTESTGKEREHSLQPGDNVEVCEGELINLQGKVLSVDGNKITLLPKHEDLKDVLEFPAQELRKYFRMGDHVKVIAGRYEGDTGLVVRVEENFVILFSDLTMHELKVLPRDLQLCSETASGVDVGGQHEWGELVLLDPQTVGVIVRLERETFQVLNMQGKVVTVRHQAVNRKKDNRFAVALDSEENNIHVKDIVKVIDGPHSGREGEIRHLFRNYAFLHCKKLVENGGMFVCKTRYLVLAGGSKPRDVTNFTIGGFAPMSPRINSPAHPSGGGGQRGGMGGGGGGGGGRGRGRRDNDLIGQTVRISQGPYKSYIGVVKDATESTARVELHSTCQTISVDRQRLTTVGARRPGGITSAHPRTPLYGSNTPMYGTGSRTPMYGSQTPVHDGSRTPYYGSQTPVHDGSRTPAQSGAWDPNNPNTPSRTDEEYDYRYDDEPSPSPQGYGGTPNPQTPGYPDVPSPQVNAPYHPQTPGTPAMYNTDQFSPYAAPSPQGSYQPSPSPQSYHQVAPSPVGYQNTHSPASYHPTPSPMAYQASPSPSPMGYSPMTPGAPSPGGYNPHTPGSSIEQVSSDWVTTDIQVKVRDTFQDTQVVGQMGIIRSVTGGLCSVLLQDSEKVISISGDHLEPVTPTKNSRVKVILGEDREAMGILLSIDNEDGIVRMDLEEQLKILNLHFLGKLES; from the exons CCGAAGAGATTGAAG CCTCCAACATTGACAATGTTGTCCTTGATGAGGATCGCTCTGGGGCCAGACGGCTACAGAATCTGTGGAG GGACCAGAGGGAAGAGGAGCTGGGGGAATATTACATGAAGAAATACGCAAAGTCATCTGTCGGGGAGCA TATATATGGAGGATCGGATGAGCTATCAGACGACATCACCCAGCAGCAACTGCTTCCCGGTGTCAA AGACCCTAATCTGTGGACGGTGAAATGTAAG ATCGGAGAGGAACGCGCCACAGCCATTGCGCTGATGAGGAAATTCATTGCGTATCAGTTCACAGATACA CCACTTCAGATAAAATCCGTGGTCGCACCAGAGCACGTCAAGGGTTATATCTACGTTGAGGCTTACAAGCAAACTCATGTCAAGCAAGCCATCGAAGGGGTGGGCAACTTGCGAATGGGCTTCTGGAACCAGCAGATGGTACCCATCAAAGAAATGACTGATGTCCTAAAGGTGGTGAAAGAGGTCACAAATCTGAAGCCCAAATCATGGGTTCGGCTCAAGAGGGGTATATATAAAGACGATATTGCCCAG GTGGATTACGTGGAGCCCAGCCAGAATACAATCTCTCTGAAAATGATTCCCAGAATTGACTACGATCGGATCAAGGCACGCATGAGTCTG AAAGACTGGTATGCTAAGAGGAAGAGGTTCCGCAGACCTCCGCAGAGACTGTTTGATACAGAGAAGATCAG GTCCTTGGAGGGAGATGTTTCCTCAGATGGAGACTTCCTCATTTTCGAGGGGAATCGTTACAGTCGTAAAGGTTTTCTTTTCAAGAGCTTTGCAATGTCTGCAGTG ATCACAGAAGGGGTGAAGCCAACTCTCTCTGAGTTGGAGAAGTTTGAAGATCAGCCAGAAGGGGTGGATCTGGAGGTGGTAACAGAGTCAACAG GAAAGGAACGAGAGCACAGCCTGCAGCCCGGGGACAATGTGGAAGTGTGCGAGGGGGAGTTGATAAACCTGCAGGGCAAAGTCCTCAGCGTGGATGGGAACAAGATCACTCTTCTGCCCAAACACGAGGACCTCAAG GACGTGTTGGAGTTCCCGGCTCAGGAGTTGAGGAAGTATTTCCGTATGGGTGACCATGTCAAAGTGATCGCAGGACGCTACGAGGGAGACACAGGTCTTGTTGTGCGGGTTGAAGAAAATTTTGTTATCCTGTTCTCTGATCTGACCATGCACGAG TTGAAGGTCCTGCCCAGAGACTTACAGCTGTGTTCAGAGACTGCCTCGGGGGTGGACGTTGGAGGGCAGCATGAATGGGGTGAGCTGGTGCTGCTGGACCCTCAGACAGTGGGAGTGATCGTACGTCTAGAGAGGGAGACCTTCCAG GTCCTGAACATGCAGGGTAAGGTGGTCACGGTCAGACACCAGGCTGTCAATAGGAAGAAGGACAATCGCTTTGCTGTGGCTTTGGACTCGGAGGAGAATAATATACATGTGAAAGACATTGTCAAGGTCATCGATGGACCCCATTCG GGCCGTGAGGGAGAGATCCGACACTTGTTCCGGAATTATGCCTTCCTTCACTGTAAGAAGCTGGTTGAAAACGGAGGGATGTTTGTCTGTAAAACTCGTTACCTGGTTCTAGCTGGAGGTTCCAAG CCTCGAGATGTCACAAACTTCACAATTGGGGGATTTGCTCCAATGAGCCCGCGAATCAATAGTCCAGCGCATCCTAGCGGAGGAG GAGGACAGCGAGGGGGgatgggtggtggtggtggtggaggaggtggaagaggaagaggcCGCAGGGACAATGATCTGATTGGTCAGACTGTACGAATTTCTCAAGGTCCTTATAAGA GCTATATCGGGGTTGTGAAAGATGCCACAGAATCCACAGCTCGTGTCGAGCTTCATTCCACATGTCAGACAATCTCTGTGGACAGACAGCGTCTCACCACAGT TGGTGCTCGTCGCCCAGGAGGAATAACTTCCGCTCATCCCAGGACACCTCTTTATGGGTCTAACACCCCAATGTATGGTACCGGCTCCAGGACCCCAATGTATGGCTCCCAGACTCCAGTACACGATG GAAGCCGAACACCTTATTATGGATCTCAAACCCCTGTGCACGATGGCAGTCGAACTCCAGCACAAAGTGGGGCCTGGGATCCCAACAACCCAAACACACCTTCGAG GACGGATGAAGAGTATGACTACAGATACGATGACGAGCCATCTCCATCACCGCAAGGCTACGGAGGGACTCCCAACCCACAAACTCCAGGGTACCCCGATGTGCCGTCTCCACAGGTCAATGCCCCATACCACCCGCAGACGCCAGGAACACCAGCTAT GTACAACACAGACCAATTCTCTCCTTATGCTGCTCCTTCACCTCAAGGCTCCTACCAACCCAGCCCTAGTCCACAGAGCTACCATCAAGTGGCTCCGAGCCCTGTGGGCTACCAGAATACGCATTCTCCGGCAAGTTACCACCCCACCCCGTCACCCATGGCTTACCAG GCCAGTCCTAGCCCTAGTCCCATGGGTTATAGTCCGATGACCCCTGGTGCACCTTCGCCTGGTGGGTACAACCCTCACACACCTGGATCCTCCATCGAACAGGTGTCCAGCGATTGGGTTACTACAGACATCCAAGTGAAAGTGAGAGACACCTTTCAGGACACTCAAGTTGTGGGTCAGATGGGAATTATACGCAGTGTCACA GGTGGTCTCTGCTCTGTGCTGCTGCAGGACAGTGAGAAAGTGATAAGTATCTCTGGAGATCACTTGGAGCCGGTCACCCCCACCAAGAACAGCCGG GTAAAAGTCATTTTAGGGGAAGACCGTGAGGCGATGGGCATTCTTCTCAGTATAGATAACGAGGATGGCATTGTCCGTATGGACCTGGAGGAACAGCTTAAAATCCTCAATCTCCACTTCCTGGGGAAGCTGGAGTCCTGA